The DNA region GCCACCACCTTACCCAGTTGCGCAGGCGGGCAGGTTTCACCGGTCAGCAGGTTAGTCGCCAGCCCCGGCTGAAGCTGCATGGCGATCTCGCCAGGCTGCGCTTCGCCTCCGTTGACGATTACGGCGTCGACCTGATGCAGCCGATCGGCACGTTCGCGCATCGGACCGGCAGGCAACCACCAGCCGTTGCCGAAACGACGCACACCGTCCACCACCACAATTTCCCGATCGCGCTGCAGAGCATAATGCTGCAGGCCGTCGTCCGTGATGATCGCATCCAGCGGACCCTGCGCCAGTAACGCCTCGATCGCCTGTCGCCGTTTCGGGGCGACCGCGACCGGGGCCGCCGTGCGCTGGGCGATCAGCACCGGTTCATCACCGGCCTGTTCCGTGCGGGTCTGCGCGGTTACCAGCAAAGGGTAGCGATCGGCCCTGCCGCCATAGCCGCGGGAAACCACGCCGACGCGCAGGCCGCGCTGCTGCAGCGCCGCAACCAGCCAGATCACCACCGGCGTTTTGCCATTGCCGCCCGCCGTTAAGTTTCCCACCACCACAACCGGCAGCGGCGCGCGCCAGCTTTTACGCCAGCCGCGCCGGTAACTCAGGCGTATCAGAGCCGTGATCGCCCCATACAGCAGGCTGAGAGGCCACAGCAGCAGCCACAGAGGCGATCGACCGCTCCAGATACGTTCTATCATTGGCCGAATTGCATCTTGTGCAGCTGGGCATAGGCACCGCGCTCTTCCAGCAGTGCCTGATGCGTTCCGCGTTCCACAATCTGACCATCTTCGATCACCACGATCTCATCCGCCTTTTCAATGGTAGAGAGTCGGTGCGCGATGACCAGCGAGGTCCGGTTCTTCTGCAGCTCGTCCAGTGCCGACTGAATCGCGCGTTCCGACTCGGTATCCAGCGCAGAGGTGGCTTCATCGAGGATCAGGATAGGGCAATCGCGCAGCAGCGCACGGGCAATCGCAATACGCTGACGCTGACCACCGGACAACAGCACGCCGTTCTCACCGATCACGGTGTCCAGGCCTTTATCCATCTTATTGATGAAGTCCATGGCATGCGCCATCGTGGCCGCCCGCTCGATCTCTTCACGGCTGTATTGCTCACTGCGCGCATACGCAATGTTGTTGGCGATGGTATCGTTAAAGAGGTGCACATTCTGCGACACCAGGGCGACCTGGTTACGCAGCGAACGCAGGCTGTACTCACGCAGATCGTGACCGTCCAGACGGATTTCGCCCTCCTGAATGTCATAAAAACGGGTCAGCAGGCTCGCCATCGTCGATTTACCGGAACCGGAACGGCCCACCAGCGCCACCGTCTTGCCTGCCGGCAGCGACAGGTTGATATGGCGGAGCGCCGGGATGTCGCGACCCGGATAGGTAAAGGTCACATCGCGGAATTCGATATCCCCTTTCGCGCGGGTTATTTCGCGCGTGCCGTTATCCACTTCCTGCTCGCTGTCCAGAATCGAGAACAGGGTCTGACAGGCCGCCATGCCGCGCTGGAACTGGGCATTGACGTTGGTCAGGGATTTCAGCGGACGCATCAGGGCGATCATTGAGGAGAAGACGACGGTGATCGTACCGGCGGTCAGGGTATCCATGACGCTGGGGAAGCTGGCGGCATAGAGAACAAACGCCAGGGCCAGCGAGGCGATCAGCTGAATAACCGGATCGGAGATAGAGGACGCCGAAACCAGCTTCATGCCCTGCTGACGCATACGGTTACTGACGCGGGAGAAACGTTCGGACTCAATCTCCTGCCCGCCAAAGATCAGCACCTCTTTGTGCCCTTTCAGCATCTGTTCGGCGCTGGTCGTGACCTGTCCCATGGTGTTCTGCATGCTTTTGCTGATTGAGCGGAAGCGTTTGGAGACGGTGCGGATCGCAAAGGAGACGATGGGGGCCAGAACAATCAGGATCAACGACAGCTGCCAGCTGTAGTAGAACATCATGATAAACAGACCAATGATGGAGGCCCCTTCACGCACCACGGTGACCAGTGCGCCGGAAGAAGAGGAGGCAACCTGCTCTGAGTCGTAGGTTATGCGCGACAGCAGGGTTCCGGTCGACTGCTGGTCAAAAAATGACACCGGCATGCCCATCATATGGCTGAACAGCCGACGGCGGATGTTCATCACGACATTACCCGAGACCCAGGAGATGCAGTAGCTGGAAATATAACTGGTTACGCCGCGGACCAGCATCAGGCCAATCACCACCAACGGCATCCACAGCATTACCGACCTGTCCGCTTTACCAAAGCCATCGTCCAGTAATGGTTTCAACAGGGAGAGCATTAAGGCGTCGCCCGCAGCATTAATAATCAGGGCGACCGAGGCCACAATCAATCCCGCTTTATTCGGCGCGATCATCGGCCAGAGTCGGCGAAACGTCTGCCACGTAGAGAGATCTTTATCTTGATGCATTATTTATTCACGCTGTTGGAAATAGCCGGCCATTCTACCTGGATTCGTCTTTGACGCCAAACCACTGATGATACCAGCGGGGCATTAATTGTTCCCGCAGGCCAGAAATCTGCACCCTGCCCTGCGCAATCCGGAGCGTGATTTGCCCGGATTGCCCCGTATCCAGCCAGCGAAAACCGGCCATCCGGTAATTTTTCAGCACCCGTTTCGCCGGCATTCGCCAGGCGTTGTAACGCGCCAGAGAGGCAATCGCGGTGTGGCCTGCCGCCCTGCGCAGCAGCAGCGAAGTTGATGAAGTCCGGCTGCCGTGGTGCGGCACCTGCAGGATATCGACCTTCAGTGCCTGCTTCTCCAGCGCCACCAGCTGCCGCTCCGCCTTTGCTTCAATATCCCCGGTCAGCATCAGCCGGATCCGGCCATCATCGACAATGATGACACAGGAGTCATTATTCCCCCCCGCCACGGGCGCCGTCAGCGGCCAGACCACCCGAAAACTGAGCTGCTGCCAGCGCCAGCGGGTGCCGCGCACGCAGGGCAGATGCGCCTTTTCTCCCAGCGCACTTCTGATCGGCACCGCTGGCCAGCGTTGCGTGATCGCCGCCAGCCCGCCGGTATGATCCTGATGTTTATGGCTCAGAATGATCTGTTTTAACCGCAGCTGCCTGCGCTCCAGCCACGGAATGATAATCCGGCTACCCGCGTTATCGTTCTGCCAGCGTGGTCCGGTGTCATACATCACCGCCTCGTGACCCTGGCTGATCACCAGGCTGAGGCCGTGGCCGATATCCAGCATATCGACGCGCCAGCCGGATCGTGGCGCGGGCTGGCGGCTCAGTATCATTGCCAGCGCCAGCGCGCAACTGCTGAACGGCAGAGAGAAGAAGAGCTGCGCACGCCAGAGAATCAGCCCGCCCCATACCATTACCGCGAACCAGGTAGTGCCATTCAGCGGCCACCATCCGTCGGGCAGCAGCGTCAGAGAATAAAAGAGCGCGCGCAGCGACCAGTCGGCGGCCTGCCAGAAGAGCACCGACAGAGAAGCAAATGGCAGCAGCAATGCGAGCGTGATCAGCGGCATGGTCAGAAATGAGACGATCGGAATCGCCACCATATTCGCGACCAGCGCGGTAAGGCTGATGCCGTTAAAAATCGCCACCTGCAGCGGCACCATCAGAATCATCATGCCGGCCTGCAGATGCAGCAGCTGCAGGGGCAGCCAGCGCCGCTGAAAGCGGAACGCCGCCGGCAGCGGAAACCAGTGGTACCAGATCAGCAGCATGCCGACAGCCAGCACCGAGAGCCAGAAGCTGTCAGAGAGCACGGTTAAGGGATCCGTCACCAGCAGCAGCGCAATACAGAATGTCCAGACCTGCCAGCTGTTCAGCTGAATACCGGCAAATCGGGTGATCGCCCACAGCGTCAGGGCCAGCAGGGAACGCTCTGCGGGAGGCTGCGCACCTGAGAGCCAGGTATAGAGTGCCGCCAGCAGCCAGCTTACCGCGAGAGGGAAAAGGTAGCCGATACAGCGGGCGGGCAGGAAAAATTGCACGCCACGCGCCAGCAGCCAGCCGGTGCTGGCGGCCAGCGCGATATGCATACCGGATATCGCCATCAGATGCGCGGTGCCGGTTTCCCGCAGTAGCTGTCGTGTCTGCGGGCTCATGCGATCCCGGATGCCAAACGCCAGCGCGTCCAGCGTCGCCTGTGTTGCCGTTGCGTGATTTCTCTCACGCTGCTTCAGAATAAAGCGCCAGCGGCCGTCACATCGCGCCTCCTCTACGCGCTGCCTGAGGATACGCCCCTGTAGCGGCGTATTGTTAGCCAGAGCAAAACGCTGCGCATCGAAGTCGCCCTCATTGAGCCGGGCGTGAACCGGTCGCAGACGGAGCTGCATCTTCCAGCGCTGACCCGGACAGTAAAACTCCGGCTCAGCATCGAACCAGATCCAGGCAAAGCGAGGCGGAAAGATCATCCTGTCCTGCGCTGTTAACAGACGAACGCGCATCTGTTTTCGCTCTGTGCGAACCTCACTGATCTGAACCGTGAAGGCTGCCGGGCGTGCGGAAAGCTGTTCAATATCCCGCACCATCAGGCGGGCATCATTGCAGGCCCAGGCCAGCAGCAGCAGCGCGATAGCGATCAGACGGACGCAGGGGGATGAGCCGTGCTGCAGTAGCAGACCGGCAAGCAGCAGCGCTCCTGTCACCTCGCCCGAAGGCAGGTGGGGTATCAGCAGTAAAGGCAGTGTGGCAATAATTGCCAGTCGCGCCAGAACGGTCCATGTCAGCATAATCGCGTCCCATCATTCACTCCGGCTATTCTGCGCAAAAGCGGAGAAAGCGACAGAAGAGGATCGGGCGGGTTCGGGATGCCTCGCAAAAAAAGTGTGGCATTACCGTGCAGATGACAGCGCGATGGAAATCAGGCCTGAGGGTGAATTGCAGGCAAAAAAAAACGACATCCGGAGATGTCGTTTATCTGGTTCGGTATTAGCTTAGCCGTAGATGTTTGCGCGATCGCGCAGCTCTTTGCCTGGCTTAAAGTGGGGAACGTATTTACCTTCCAGATCCACTTTGTCACCCGTTTTCGGGTTACGTCCAGTACGCGGAGCGCGATAGTGCAAAGAAAAACTGCCGAATCCCCGGATTTCGATACGTTCGCCCTGTGCCAGCGTGGTGGCCATGTGCTCAAGCATCTCTTTTACTGCATCCTCAACGACTTTCGCCGGTATATGAGTATGCTGTCCCGCCAGTCTTTCAATCAGTTCTGACTTGGTCATGTAACCTCCGGTTTATCCCTGTTGGAATGAATGACAGCTTTTACCGAAACCGGGTGGTTGCCCACCCGGTGCTTCAGGTCGATTACTCGCCTTTAGCCGCTTTGAACGCTTCAGCCATAGCGCTGGAGAAATTGCCTTCTTCCTGTTTGGTGTTAACAGTATTGATAGCTTCTTTCTCATCAGCCTGGTCTTTCGCACGGACAGACAGGCTTACGACACGGTTTTTACGATCAACGCCGGTGAACTTAGCTTCAACGTCGTCGCCAACGTTCAGAACCAGAGTTGCATCTTCAATGCGGTCCAGTGAAGCTTCAGAAGCGCGCAGGTAACCCTCAACGCCGTCTGCTAATTCAACTGTAGCACCTTTAGCGTCAACTGCAGTCACTTTACCGGTGACGATGGCACCTTTCTTGTTCAGAGTGATGTAGTTGTTGAACGGATCTTCTGCCAGCTGTTTAACGCCCAGAGAGATACGCTCACGCTCTGCATCGACCTGCAGTACAACAGCAGCGATTTCGTCGCCTTTTTTGTACTCACGAACGGCTTCTTCGCCAGTCGCGTTCCAGGAGATGTCAGACAGGTGAACCAGACCGTCGATGCCGCCGTCCAGGCCGATGAAGATACCGAAGTCAGTGATTGACTTGATTTTACCTTCAACACGATCGCCTTTGTTGTGCGTCTCAGCGAACAGCTGCCATGGGTTAGATTTGCACTGCTTCAGACCCAGGGAGATACGACGACGCTCTTCGTCGATGTCCAGAACCATAACTTCAACCACGTCGCCTACGTTAACAACTTTAGACGGATGGATGTTTTTGTTGGTCCAGTCCATTTCAGAAACGTGTACCAGACCTTCAACGCCTTCTTCGATTTCTACGAAGCAGCCGTAATCAGTCAGGTTGGTTACACGACCGGTCAGGCGGGTGCCTTCCGGATAGCGTTTAGCGATAGCAACCCATGGATCTTCGCCCAGCTGCTTCAGACCCAGAGAAACACGAGTACGCTCGCGGTCGAACTTCAGCACCTTAACGGTGATTTCGTCGCCCACGTTGACGATTTCGCTAGGATGCTTAACGCGCTTCCATGCCATGTCAGTGATGTGCAGCAGGCCATCAACGCCGCCCAGATCAACGAATGCGCCGTAGTCAGTGAGGTTCTTAACGATACCTTTAACTTCCATGCCTTCCTGCAGGTTTTCCAGCAGCTGATCGCGCTCTGCGCTGTTTTCGGATTCGATAACCGCACGACGTGAAACCACGACGTTGTTGCGTTTCTGATCCAGCTTGATCACTTTGAACTCAAGCTCTTTGCCTTCCAGGTGCAGCGTATCGCGCACCGGGCGCACATCTACCAGTGAACCTGGCAGGAACGCACGGATACCGTTGAGCTCAACTGTGAAGCCGCCTTTAACTTTGCCGTTGATAACACCGGTAACAGTTTCAGCGTCTTCGTAAGCTTTCTCCAGCGTGATCCATGCTTCATGGCGCTTCGCTTTCTCACGGGACAGCAGGGTTTCACCGAAGCCGTCTTCCACTGCATCCAGAGCAACATCAACTTCGTCGCCAACCTGGATTTCCAGTTCGCCGGCTGCGTTCTTGAACTGCTCTGCAGGAATTGCAGATTCAGATTTCAGACCCGCATCAACCAGAACGACATCTTTGTCGATAGAAACGACGATGCCACGAACGATAGAACCCGGGCGGGTTTCGATTGTTTTTAAGGATTCTTCAAATAGTTGAGCAAAAGATTCAGTCATATTGATAATCTTCAGGATTCTTCAATTTAACGTCCATCTGACTTCATGTCGGATGGGGTTGTTTCACATGCCCTGCACCGGATCCGTGGTACGGGGTGATAAATTCAGTTAAGCCGGAATGCCCAGTTTTTCACGGGCATAATGTAGTGCTTTTTCAATGACCTGGTCGATAGACATCTCGGTAGAGTCCAGCACCAGTGCATCGTCAGCAGCAACTAAAGGGGCAATTGCGCGATTGCGATCGCGGTCGTCGCGCTCTTTTATCTCGGCTAAAAGGCGGTCAAAGTTAACATTAAAGCCATTATCCTGCAACTGTAGCATACGGCGCTGAGCACGCTCTTCCGGGCTGGCATCGAGGAAAATTTTCACCGGCGCATCCGGAAAAACCACGGTGCCCATGTCACGACCATCTGCAATCAGGCCCGGCATTTCACGGAAACCACGCTGACGGCGCAACAGCGCCTCACGCACCCGCGGAAAAGCGGCTACGCGGGAAGCGGTGTTGCTCACCTCCTGCGTGCGGATTTCACCGGTAACATCTTCGCCTTCGAGGATAACCTGCATTTCACCGTTTTGTGACACGAAACGCACATCAAGATGCGCTGCAATCGGCACCAGTGCTTCTTCAGACTCGATATCCACCTGATGATGCAGTGCGGCTAACGCCAGCACGCGGTAAATCGCACCGGAGTCCAGCAGATGCCACTGCAGCGATTCCGCCATGGCTTTGCACAGGGTTCCTTTTCCCGCTCCACTTGGCCCATCAATAGTTATGACCGGGGCAGTTACTGTCATTATTCCCTCCTGTTGCTGCGTGCCTTATGACCATCTGGTCACCAATAATGCATAGCATTATACGCTGCATAGCATGGCTTGGTTACCCTTTCGCACTGACAGGGTTCGAAATCTTAGTTAATTCAGAGGATCTCTGCGGAATGACAGCCAGATTAAACCGGCGGGATCCGGTGCGAAACCGCACCGGAGAGGAGATATCAGGCAGGCTGGCTGATTTTTGCCAGCTGAACAAAATAGTCCGGGAAGGTTTTAGCGGTGCAGCCGGGATCCAGAATGGTCACCGGCGTATCGGAGAGCGCCACCAGAGAGAAGCACATCGCCATACGGTGATCGTTGTAGGTACCGATATCGGCATGGATCAGCGTGACCGGCGGCGTGATACGAATGTAGTCATGTCCCTCTTCAACCTCTGCCCCCACTTTGCGCAGCTCAGTGGCCATGGCGCTCAGTCGATCGGTCTCTTTTACCCGCCAGTTATAGATGTTACGCAACTGGGTTGTACCTTCAGCAAACAGGGCGGTTGTCGCAATGGTCATGGCGGCATCCGGAATATGGTTCATGTCCATATCGATCGCCTGCAGTTTCCCTGCGGTACAGGCAATGTAATCATCGCCCCACTCAATGGTTGCGCCCATTTTTTCCAGCACGTCTGCAAAGCGGATATCGCCCTGCACGCTCTGGCGACCAATCCCGGTGACCCGCACCGTGCCACCTTTGATAGCGGCAGCCGCCAGAAAATAGGAGGCGGAGGAGGCGTCGCCTTCAACCAGATAGTCACCTGGCGACTGGTACTGCTGCTGTCCCTTGATCAGGAAGCGCTGATAGTTCTGATTCTCCACAGCGACGCCGAAGCACTGCATCAGGTTCAGGGTGATATCAATGTAAGGTTTGGAAACCAGATCGCCTTTAATCGTGATACAGGTATCCTGCTGCGCCAGCGGTGCGGTCATCAGCAGTGCGGTCAGGAACTGGCTGGAGACACTGCCATCCACGCTGACGTCACCGCCGGTGAACCCACCCCGTAAACGCAACGGCGGATAGTTTTCGTTTTCCCGGTACTCAATGGTCGCGCCGCCCTGACGCAGGGCATCCACCAGATGGCCGATAGGACGCTCTTTCATGCGCGGTTCGCCGGTCAGCTCCAGATCGTGCTCGCCCAGACAGAGCGCCGCAGCCAGCGGACGCATTGCGGTGCCGGCATTCCCCAGGAACAGTGACAGCGGCTGTGCAGCATGAAGCGGCCCGGCATTACCTGTGACTTCACACACCGTGCGATCGCTGGAAAGCGTATAGCTCACGCCCAGCGCGGTCAGCGCATTCAGCATGTGCCGGACATCATCGCTGTCGAGTAAGTTGGTGAGACGCGTGGTGCCGTTAGCCAGCGCAGCCAGCAGCAAAGCACGATTGGAAACGCTCTTTGAGCCTGGCAGATTTACGGTGCCATTGACGCGGGCAATGGGCTGGAGAGTCAGGGAGTCCTGCATGTGAAACGAAATCCTCAAAAAATACAGAGACCTCGC from Pantoea deleyi includes:
- the lpxK gene encoding tetraacyldisaccharide 4'-kinase, producing MIERIWSGRSPLWLLLWPLSLLYGAITALIRLSYRRGWRKSWRAPLPVVVVGNLTAGGNGKTPVVIWLVAALQQRGLRVGVVSRGYGGRADRYPLLVTAQTRTEQAGDEPVLIAQRTAAPVAVAPKRRQAIEALLAQGPLDAIITDDGLQHYALQRDREIVVVDGVRRFGNGWWLPAGPMRERADRLHQVDAVIVNGGEAQPGEIAMQLQPGLATNLLTGETCPPAQLGKVVAMAGIGHPPRFFTTLKQQGITPVAEIAFADHHAYSKEELTRLLQGSQQLLMTEKDAVKCRDFAQPAWWYLPVDARLTGTAVAPLLDDIEQLCRRQP
- the ihfB gene encoding integration host factor subunit beta, with the translated sequence MTKSELIERLAGQHTHIPAKVVEDAVKEMLEHMATTLAQGERIEIRGFGSFSLHYRAPRTGRNPKTGDKVDLEGKYVPHFKPGKELRDRANIYG
- the rpsA gene encoding 30S ribosomal protein S1, producing the protein MTESFAQLFEESLKTIETRPGSIVRGIVVSIDKDVVLVDAGLKSESAIPAEQFKNAAGELEIQVGDEVDVALDAVEDGFGETLLSREKAKRHEAWITLEKAYEDAETVTGVINGKVKGGFTVELNGIRAFLPGSLVDVRPVRDTLHLEGKELEFKVIKLDQKRNNVVVSRRAVIESENSAERDQLLENLQEGMEVKGIVKNLTDYGAFVDLGGVDGLLHITDMAWKRVKHPSEIVNVGDEITVKVLKFDRERTRVSLGLKQLGEDPWVAIAKRYPEGTRLTGRVTNLTDYGCFVEIEEGVEGLVHVSEMDWTNKNIHPSKVVNVGDVVEVMVLDIDEERRRISLGLKQCKSNPWQLFAETHNKGDRVEGKIKSITDFGIFIGLDGGIDGLVHLSDISWNATGEEAVREYKKGDEIAAVVLQVDAERERISLGVKQLAEDPFNNYITLNKKGAIVTGKVTAVDAKGATVELADGVEGYLRASEASLDRIEDATLVLNVGDDVEAKFTGVDRKNRVVSLSVRAKDQADEKEAINTVNTKQEEGNFSSAMAEAFKAAKGE
- the aroA gene encoding 3-phosphoshikimate 1-carboxyvinyltransferase, which translates into the protein MQDSLTLQPIARVNGTVNLPGSKSVSNRALLLAALANGTTRLTNLLDSDDVRHMLNALTALGVSYTLSSDRTVCEVTGNAGPLHAAQPLSLFLGNAGTAMRPLAAALCLGEHDLELTGEPRMKERPIGHLVDALRQGGATIEYRENENYPPLRLRGGFTGGDVSVDGSVSSQFLTALLMTAPLAQQDTCITIKGDLVSKPYIDITLNLMQCFGVAVENQNYQRFLIKGQQQYQSPGDYLVEGDASSASYFLAAAAIKGGTVRVTGIGRQSVQGDIRFADVLEKMGATIEWGDDYIACTAGKLQAIDMDMNHIPDAAMTIATTALFAEGTTQLRNIYNWRVKETDRLSAMATELRKVGAEVEEGHDYIRITPPVTLIHADIGTYNDHRMAMCFSLVALSDTPVTILDPGCTAKTFPDYFVQLAKISQPA
- the cmk gene encoding (d)CMP kinase; the protein is MTVTAPVITIDGPSGAGKGTLCKAMAESLQWHLLDSGAIYRVLALAALHHQVDIESEEALVPIAAHLDVRFVSQNGEMQVILEGEDVTGEIRTQEVSNTASRVAAFPRVREALLRRQRGFREMPGLIADGRDMGTVVFPDAPVKIFLDASPEERAQRRMLQLQDNGFNVNFDRLLAEIKERDDRDRNRAIAPLVAADDALVLDSTEMSIDQVIEKALHYAREKLGIPA
- the msbA gene encoding lipid A ABC transporter ATP-binding protein/permease MsbA, producing the protein MHQDKDLSTWQTFRRLWPMIAPNKAGLIVASVALIINAAGDALMLSLLKPLLDDGFGKADRSVMLWMPLVVIGLMLVRGVTSYISSYCISWVSGNVVMNIRRRLFSHMMGMPVSFFDQQSTGTLLSRITYDSEQVASSSSGALVTVVREGASIIGLFIMMFYYSWQLSLILIVLAPIVSFAIRTVSKRFRSISKSMQNTMGQVTTSAEQMLKGHKEVLIFGGQEIESERFSRVSNRMRQQGMKLVSASSISDPVIQLIASLALAFVLYAASFPSVMDTLTAGTITVVFSSMIALMRPLKSLTNVNAQFQRGMAACQTLFSILDSEQEVDNGTREITRAKGDIEFRDVTFTYPGRDIPALRHINLSLPAGKTVALVGRSGSGKSTMASLLTRFYDIQEGEIRLDGHDLREYSLRSLRNQVALVSQNVHLFNDTIANNIAYARSEQYSREEIERAATMAHAMDFINKMDKGLDTVIGENGVLLSGGQRQRIAIARALLRDCPILILDEATSALDTESERAIQSALDELQKNRTSLVIAHRLSTIEKADEIVVIEDGQIVERGTHQALLEERGAYAQLHKMQFGQ
- a CDS encoding DNA internalization-related competence protein ComEC/Rec2 — protein: MLTWTVLARLAIIATLPLLLIPHLPSGEVTGALLLAGLLLQHGSSPCVRLIAIALLLLAWACNDARLMVRDIEQLSARPAAFTVQISEVRTERKQMRVRLLTAQDRMIFPPRFAWIWFDAEPEFYCPGQRWKMQLRLRPVHARLNEGDFDAQRFALANNTPLQGRILRQRVEEARCDGRWRFILKQRERNHATATQATLDALAFGIRDRMSPQTRQLLRETGTAHLMAISGMHIALAASTGWLLARGVQFFLPARCIGYLFPLAVSWLLAALYTWLSGAQPPAERSLLALTLWAITRFAGIQLNSWQVWTFCIALLLVTDPLTVLSDSFWLSVLAVGMLLIWYHWFPLPAAFRFQRRWLPLQLLHLQAGMMILMVPLQVAIFNGISLTALVANMVAIPIVSFLTMPLITLALLLPFASLSVLFWQAADWSLRALFYSLTLLPDGWWPLNGTTWFAVMVWGGLILWRAQLFFSLPFSSCALALAMILSRQPAPRSGWRVDMLDIGHGLSLVISQGHEAVMYDTGPRWQNDNAGSRIIIPWLERRQLRLKQIILSHKHQDHTGGLAAITQRWPAVPIRSALGEKAHLPCVRGTRWRWQQLSFRVVWPLTAPVAGGNNDSCVIIVDDGRIRLMLTGDIEAKAERQLVALEKQALKVDILQVPHHGSRTSSTSLLLRRAAGHTAIASLARYNAWRMPAKRVLKNYRMAGFRWLDTGQSGQITLRIAQGRVQISGLREQLMPRWYHQWFGVKDESR